The proteins below come from a single Parageobacillus thermoglucosidasius genomic window:
- the spoIIR gene encoding stage II sporulation protein R — MKRNNIAIVLYILLFIFGVLVNVYGQQTKAGANATVAVPDEAIRLRILANSDSAEDQALKRKVRDAVNAQMNGWVADLTSFQEAKRVIRSHLPEIEQTVADVLRKEHSDQSYKVQFEKVDFPTKIYGDYVYPAGRYDAILITLGDGKGANWWCVLFPPLCFLDFGNSDAVQMDEHPYAMKKGTGQANVQEREEKGGTANIDEQQKQDSAAKEAETEQVPPFVEESEQPVEIKFFVKELIDRWIP; from the coding sequence ATGAAGAGAAACAATATCGCCATTGTTTTATATATATTGCTATTTATATTCGGCGTGCTTGTCAATGTATATGGACAGCAAACGAAAGCGGGGGCGAACGCGACGGTCGCCGTTCCGGATGAAGCGATCCGTCTGCGGATTTTGGCCAATAGTGATTCCGCGGAAGATCAAGCGTTGAAACGAAAAGTGCGCGATGCGGTGAATGCGCAAATGAATGGATGGGTAGCTGATTTAACCTCTTTTCAAGAGGCGAAACGCGTGATTCGCTCCCATCTCCCCGAAATTGAACAAACCGTAGCCGATGTGTTGCGGAAAGAACATAGCGATCAATCGTATAAAGTGCAATTTGAAAAAGTCGATTTTCCAACAAAAATTTACGGAGATTACGTTTATCCGGCCGGGCGTTATGATGCCATTTTAATTACGCTTGGCGATGGAAAAGGAGCGAATTGGTGGTGCGTTTTATTTCCGCCGCTCTGCTTTCTTGATTTCGGAAATAGCGATGCGGTGCAGATGGACGAACATCCATATGCTATGAAGAAGGGAACGGGTCAAGCGAATGTGCAAGAACGTGAAGAGAAGGGCGGAACAGCCAATATAGACGAGCAGCAAAAACAAGATAGCGCGGCGAAGGAAGCGGAAACGGAGCAGGTTCCTCCGTTTGTCGAAGAAAGCGAGCAGCCTGTGGAAATTAAATTTTTCGTGAAAGAACTGATTGACCGGTGGATTCCATAA
- a CDS encoding L-threonylcarbamoyladenylate synthase, whose product MKTKIWVVDNIVDKRFIYPQIKEAAQWLKAGEVVAFPTETVYGLGANAKDTKAVEKIFAAKGRPSDNPLIVHIAHVKQLDEIVSDVPRIAGMLIERFWPGPLTLILPKKEGVISDKVTAGLSTVAVRMPDHPVALALIEESGLPLAAPSANISGRPSPTTAAHVFTDLNGRIVGIVDGGETGIGVESTVLDCTSDVPTILRPGGVTKEALEQVIGNVAVDSALTDERQTPKSPGMKYTHYAPKSPMAIVQGSPAFLQTLVNQQRALGKKVGVMTTEENCLFYDADVVLTCGSRHDLRTVASRLYDTLRQFDETDVDFIYSESFPAEGIGAAIMNRLRKAAGHQVIVEK is encoded by the coding sequence GTGAAAACAAAAATTTGGGTTGTGGATAATATTGTTGATAAACGGTTTATTTATCCACAGATCAAAGAGGCTGCGCAATGGCTTAAAGCTGGTGAAGTGGTGGCATTCCCGACGGAAACAGTGTACGGATTGGGAGCAAACGCCAAAGATACGAAGGCGGTGGAAAAAATTTTTGCGGCAAAAGGCCGGCCAAGCGACAACCCGCTTATTGTCCATATCGCACATGTGAAACAGCTGGATGAGATTGTTTCCGACGTTCCTCGCATAGCGGGCATGTTGATCGAACGTTTTTGGCCAGGTCCGCTTACGCTCATTTTGCCAAAGAAAGAAGGCGTCATTTCCGACAAAGTGACAGCAGGCTTATCGACTGTAGCGGTGCGCATGCCGGATCATCCGGTCGCCCTTGCGCTTATCGAAGAAAGCGGATTGCCGTTGGCTGCACCGAGCGCCAATATATCAGGGCGTCCGAGCCCGACGACAGCGGCGCATGTATTCACTGATTTAAACGGACGGATTGTCGGCATTGTTGATGGAGGGGAAACAGGTATTGGCGTTGAATCGACCGTGCTTGACTGCACATCAGATGTGCCGACGATTTTGCGCCCCGGAGGTGTGACAAAAGAAGCACTTGAACAGGTAATTGGAAACGTTGCCGTTGACAGCGCGCTGACGGACGAACGGCAAACGCCGAAATCGCCGGGGATGAAATATACACATTACGCTCCAAAATCGCCAATGGCGATCGTCCAAGGATCACCTGCTTTTTTGCAAACGCTTGTGAATCAGCAACGGGCGCTTGGAAAAAAAGTCGGGGTAATGACAACGGAAGAAAACTGCTTGTTTTATGATGCTGACGTAGTGTTGACGTGCGGATCGCGCCATGATTTGCGCACTGTAGCGAGCCGTTTATATGATACGCTTCGCCAATTTGATGAAACAGATGTTGATTTCATTTATAGCGAATCGTTTCCGGCGGAAGGAATCGGCGCCGCGATTATGAACCGGCTCAGAAAAGCGGCGGGCCATCAAGTGATTGTGGAAAAATAA
- a CDS encoding manganese efflux pump MntP family protein translates to MGMFIGELVALSMMAFALGMDAFSVALGMGLFRLRFKQIFYIGVTIGVFHIVMPLLGIFAGRFLSHQFGGIASYIGGVLLLLLGMQMIVTSFKKESDSFVSPMGIGLIFFAFSVSLDSFSVGLSLGIYGARTLLTILLFGFVSMILTWTGLMLGRHFQQWLGAYSEALGGSILFVFGLKLLFSF, encoded by the coding sequence ATGGGCATGTTCATCGGCGAGCTTGTGGCGCTGTCGATGATGGCGTTCGCGCTAGGAATGGACGCTTTTTCCGTCGCGTTAGGCATGGGCTTGTTTCGCTTGCGATTCAAACAAATTTTTTATATAGGCGTAACGATTGGCGTTTTTCATATTGTTATGCCGCTTTTAGGAATTTTCGCCGGCCGCTTTTTATCGCACCAGTTTGGCGGCATCGCTTCCTATATCGGCGGAGTGTTGCTGCTGTTGTTAGGAATGCAAATGATTGTTACATCCTTTAAAAAGGAAAGCGATTCATTTGTTTCGCCGATGGGAATAGGACTTATTTTTTTTGCTTTTAGCGTGAGTCTTGACAGTTTTTCCGTTGGGCTTAGTCTCGGCATTTACGGGGCGCGAACGTTGCTGACGATTTTATTGTTCGGTTTTGTCAGCATGATATTGACATGGACAGGATTAATGCTGGGCCGCCATTTTCAACAATGGCTTGGCGCTTACAGCGAAGCGCTTGGCGGCAGCATTTTATTTGTGTTTGGGCTGAAGCTGTTATTTTCGTTTTAG
- a CDS encoding low molecular weight protein arginine phosphatase, which produces MSHRILFVCTGNTCRSPMAAALLHSKQLPGVEVKSAGVFAAEGSDASLHAKAVLQEKGIETEHRSSLLKKEDVEWATHIFAMTAGHKQLIIERFPDAKEKTFTLKEFVSGKQGDVSDPFGGSIETYRKTRDELEKLIDHLARKLGGEENGKDKTEISL; this is translated from the coding sequence ATGTCGCATCGTATTTTATTTGTTTGTACGGGGAACACTTGTCGCAGCCCGATGGCTGCCGCACTGCTTCACAGCAAGCAATTGCCGGGCGTGGAGGTGAAATCAGCGGGAGTGTTTGCCGCGGAAGGCAGCGATGCTTCGCTTCACGCGAAAGCGGTTTTGCAAGAAAAAGGGATTGAGACGGAACATCGCTCGTCACTGTTAAAAAAGGAAGATGTCGAGTGGGCGACACATATTTTCGCGATGACGGCCGGGCATAAGCAGCTTATCATTGAAAGGTTTCCAGACGCGAAAGAGAAAACGTTCACACTTAAAGAATTTGTTTCCGGAAAACAAGGGGATGTATCCGATCCGTTTGGCGGATCTATTGAAACGTATCGCAAGACAAGAGATGAACTAGAAAAACTTATTGATCATCTTGCGCGTAAACTTGGGGGAGAAGAGAATGGAAAGGACAAAACGGAAATATCGCTTTAG
- a CDS encoding methyl-accepting chemotaxis protein has product MERTKRKYRFSIRRKLVVFTTILAIITYSTSAFFIYVLHDLFFTAINKSVFTIITLLLGIIWSGILAYMASGFVIKPLHRLEQAAIKAASGQINEDVPLSRSDDEIRSLGIAFNEMLQSLRTIVQNIEDNFSRTNEKVVEITNASLVAAERSKDIAHTIEEISKGANDSAVSMQTAAESVDDVLRIANQVQQKANQSEQLVKEMVTTLHKSREVISSLVGGIEQLARNNQTSLVAVQRLEQHAKEVENIISLVGDIAGQTNLLALNASIEAARAGEHGKGFAVVAEEVRKLADESAKAVQGISELIQNIQKEVAHVVAQIHEQVKAANEEAAKGADTNDAIAEMTQSIHEVVRSVQEIAELVKEQMTHIEKAAIQSQEVAAIAEETSAGATEVTAATQEQTSVIQHVNELAEELAEQAKKLKETIDQIGAK; this is encoded by the coding sequence ATGGAAAGGACAAAACGGAAATATCGCTTTAGTATACGTCGGAAGCTTGTTGTGTTTACAACAATATTAGCCATCATTACGTATTCTACAAGCGCATTTTTTATTTACGTTTTGCATGATTTATTCTTCACTGCGATCAATAAAAGCGTGTTTACCATTATTACGCTATTGCTCGGCATCATTTGGTCAGGCATCCTTGCATATATGGCATCAGGATTTGTCATAAAGCCGCTGCACCGGTTAGAACAGGCGGCAATCAAAGCAGCAAGCGGACAAATTAACGAAGACGTTCCGTTATCTAGATCAGATGATGAAATTCGCTCATTAGGAATTGCTTTCAATGAAATGTTGCAAAGTTTGCGGACAATCGTGCAAAACATCGAAGATAACTTTTCCCGTACGAATGAGAAAGTCGTCGAAATTACAAACGCCTCTCTCGTTGCGGCAGAGCGTTCGAAAGATATTGCCCATACGATTGAAGAAATTTCTAAAGGCGCGAATGACTCTGCTGTTTCGATGCAAACGGCCGCTGAGTCGGTGGATGATGTGCTGCGCATTGCCAATCAAGTGCAGCAAAAGGCGAACCAGTCCGAACAATTAGTGAAGGAAATGGTGACAACATTGCATAAAAGCCGTGAAGTCATTAGTTCGCTTGTTGGCGGGATTGAACAATTGGCGCGCAATAATCAAACGTCTTTAGTTGCCGTCCAGCGCCTGGAACAGCACGCAAAGGAAGTGGAAAACATCATCTCTCTTGTTGGCGATATTGCCGGGCAAACGAATTTGCTCGCTTTAAACGCCTCTATCGAAGCGGCGCGTGCCGGGGAGCATGGCAAAGGCTTCGCGGTTGTTGCGGAAGAGGTCCGAAAGCTTGCCGATGAAAGTGCGAAAGCGGTGCAAGGAATTTCCGAGCTGATCCAAAACATTCAAAAAGAAGTCGCGCATGTCGTCGCGCAAATTCATGAGCAAGTCAAAGCTGCGAATGAGGAGGCGGCGAAAGGCGCCGATACGAATGACGCAATTGCGGAAATGACCCAATCGATTCACGAGGTTGTCCGTTCTGTCCAAGAAATTGCCGAATTAGTGAAAGAACAAATGACCCATATCGAAAAAGCGGCAATTCAGTCGCAGGAAGTGGCGGCGATCGCCGAAGAAACGTCGGCCGGGGCAACGGAAGTAACGGCGGCGACGCAAGAGCAAACTTCCGTTATTCAGCATGTTAACGAATTGGCGGAAGAATTGGCGGAACAAGCGAAAAAATTAAAAGAAACAATTGACCAAATTGGTGCAAAATAA
- the rpiB gene encoding ribose 5-phosphate isomerase B — protein sequence MKVAIASDHAGIHIREEIKKLMDELGIEYIDLGCDCETSVDYPDYAIPVAEKVANGEVDRGILICGTGIGMAIAANKVKGVRCALCHDVYSARLTRQHNDSNVLAMGERVIGPGLAREIAEVWLTTAFEGGRHAKRVEKITQYETEH from the coding sequence ATGAAAGTGGCGATTGCGTCTGATCACGCAGGAATTCATATTCGTGAAGAAATAAAAAAATTAATGGACGAATTGGGAATCGAATATATCGATTTAGGGTGTGACTGCGAAACATCGGTTGATTATCCCGATTACGCGATTCCGGTCGCGGAAAAAGTGGCAAACGGAGAAGTGGATCGCGGCATTTTAATTTGCGGGACGGGAATCGGCATGGCGATCGCGGCCAATAAAGTTAAAGGCGTCCGTTGCGCGCTTTGCCATGACGTATATAGCGCCAGATTAACGCGCCAGCATAACGACAGCAACGTACTGGCGATGGGAGAGCGCGTTATCGGACCGGGGCTGGCGCGCGAAATCGCGGAAGTGTGGCTGACGACGGCGTTTGAAGGCGGACGCCACGCCAAACGTGTGGAAAAAATTACGCAATACGAAACCGAACATTAA
- a CDS encoding TIGR01440 family protein encodes MVSPLSQWKQQWQAIIREFRQQVPLSSEHILVVGCSTSEVIGEKIGTAGSMEVAEMLFDELKKWHEETGVQLAFQCCEHLNRALVVERKTAVSRQLEIVSVVPVRFAGGALAAYAYRHMADPVVVEFIKADAGIDIGDTFIGMHLKHVAVPVRVSLKQVGHAHVTMAKTRPKLIGGARAVYSLENPNTSCTS; translated from the coding sequence ATGGTTTCTCCACTTTCGCAATGGAAGCAGCAATGGCAGGCGATTATTCGCGAATTCCGCCAGCAAGTTCCGCTTTCATCCGAGCATATTCTTGTCGTCGGCTGCAGCACGAGCGAAGTGATCGGCGAGAAAATCGGAACGGCCGGATCGATGGAAGTTGCCGAAATGCTGTTCGACGAATTGAAAAAATGGCATGAGGAAACAGGGGTGCAGCTGGCGTTTCAATGCTGTGAACATTTGAACCGCGCGCTTGTCGTTGAAAGAAAGACCGCCGTATCCCGCCAGCTTGAAATCGTCTCGGTTGTTCCTGTTCGATTTGCCGGCGGCGCCCTGGCCGCCTACGCCTACCGACATATGGCCGATCCCGTTGTTGTCGAATTCATCAAAGCCGATGCCGGCATCGATATCGGTGATACGTTTATCGGCATGCATTTAAAGCATGTTGCTGTTCCCGTCCGCGTGTCGTTAAAACAAGTCGGCCATGCCCATGTGACAATGGCGAAAACGAGACCGAAACTGATCGGCGGCGCTCGCGCAGTCTATTCTTTAGAAAATCCGAATACTTCTTGCACTTCCTGA
- the glyA gene encoding serine hydroxymethyltransferase has translation MNHLPQQDPQVFEAIQNELKRQQSKIELIASENFVSRAVMEAQGSVLTNKYAEGYPGRRYYGGCEYVDVVEDLARERAKKLFGAEHANVQPHSGAQANMAVYFTVLSHGDTVLGMNLSHGGHLTHGSPVNFSGVQYNFVEYGVDPETHTIDYDEVLEKARVHKPKLIVAGASAYPRIIDFQRFREIADEVGAYLMVDMAHIAGLVAAGLHPNPVPYAHFVTTTTHKTLRGPRGGMILCKEEFAKQIDKAIFPGIQGGPLMHVIAAKAVALGEALQDSFKTYAQNIVNNAKRLAEALKKEGFTLVSGGTDNHLLLIDLRPQGLTGKVAEKLLDEIGITVNKNTIPYDPESPFVTSGIRIGTAAVTTRGFGLEEMDEIAGIISLVLNNHEDEAKLEEARKRVAALTEKFPLYR, from the coding sequence ATGAATCACTTGCCACAACAAGATCCGCAAGTGTTCGAAGCGATTCAAAACGAATTGAAACGTCAGCAATCGAAAATCGAATTAATCGCATCGGAAAACTTTGTCAGCCGTGCCGTCATGGAAGCGCAAGGATCGGTATTAACGAATAAATACGCTGAAGGATATCCGGGTCGCCGCTATTACGGCGGTTGCGAATATGTCGATGTTGTCGAAGATTTGGCGCGTGAACGGGCAAAAAAATTGTTTGGAGCGGAGCATGCGAACGTACAGCCGCATTCTGGCGCGCAGGCGAACATGGCGGTATATTTTACTGTGTTGTCGCACGGCGATACCGTGCTTGGGATGAATTTGTCGCACGGCGGCCATTTGACGCACGGCAGCCCAGTCAACTTTAGTGGCGTTCAATATAATTTCGTCGAATATGGCGTCGATCCGGAAACGCATACGATTGATTATGATGAAGTGCTTGAAAAAGCGCGCGTACATAAGCCGAAACTGATTGTAGCCGGGGCAAGCGCTTATCCGCGCATCATCGATTTCCAACGTTTCCGCGAAATCGCCGATGAGGTAGGAGCGTATTTGATGGTAGACATGGCGCATATTGCAGGTCTTGTTGCGGCAGGTCTTCATCCGAACCCGGTGCCGTATGCGCACTTTGTCACGACTACGACGCACAAAACGCTCCGCGGCCCGCGCGGCGGGATGATCCTTTGCAAAGAAGAATTTGCGAAACAAATCGACAAAGCGATTTTCCCAGGCATCCAAGGCGGGCCGCTCATGCACGTCATTGCGGCGAAAGCAGTCGCGCTCGGCGAAGCGTTGCAGGACAGCTTTAAAACGTATGCGCAAAACATTGTCAACAATGCGAAACGGCTCGCGGAAGCGCTCAAAAAAGAGGGCTTTACGCTCGTTTCCGGCGGAACGGACAACCACTTGTTGCTTATTGACTTGCGCCCGCAAGGATTGACTGGAAAAGTGGCGGAAAAATTGTTGGATGAAATCGGCATTACCGTGAATAAAAACACCATTCCGTACGATCCGGAGAGCCCGTTTGTGACAAGCGGCATCCGCATCGGCACCGCCGCGGTGACGACGCGTGGATTCGGCTTGGAAGAAATGGACGAAATCGCGGGCATTATTAGCCTTGTGTTAAACAATCACGAAGATGAAGCAAAATTAGAAGAAGCGCGGAAACGCGTGGCGGCATTAACGGAAAAATTTCCGCTATATCGTTGA
- the upp gene encoding uracil phosphoribosyltransferase has protein sequence MGKVYVFDHPLIQHKLTYIRDKNTGTKEFRELVEEVATLMAFEITRDLPLEEVEIETPVSKAKSKVIAGKKLGVIPILRAGMGMVDGILKLIPAAKVGHIGLYRDPETLKPVEYYVKLPTDVEERDFIVVDPMLATGGSAVEAINALKKRGAKSIKFMCLIAAPEGVEAVKKAHPDVDIYIAALDEKLNDHGYIVPGLGDAGDRLFGTK, from the coding sequence ATGGGAAAAGTATACGTATTCGATCATCCACTCATCCAACATAAACTGACATACATCCGCGACAAAAACACCGGCACGAAAGAGTTCCGCGAACTCGTCGAAGAAGTGGCGACGTTGATGGCGTTTGAAATTACGCGTGATCTTCCGCTTGAAGAAGTAGAAATTGAAACGCCGGTCAGCAAAGCAAAATCGAAAGTAATCGCCGGCAAAAAACTTGGCGTCATTCCGATTTTGCGGGCGGGAATGGGAATGGTCGACGGCATTTTGAAATTGATTCCGGCCGCGAAAGTTGGCCATATCGGTTTGTACCGCGACCCGGAAACGTTAAAGCCGGTTGAATATTATGTGAAGCTGCCAACCGATGTTGAAGAGCGCGATTTTATCGTCGTTGACCCGATGCTTGCGACGGGAGGCTCAGCGGTCGAAGCGATTAACGCCTTGAAAAAGCGCGGCGCAAAAAGCATTAAATTTATGTGTTTGATCGCCGCACCGGAAGGCGTCGAAGCGGTGAAAAAAGCGCATCCGGATGTCGATATTTATATTGCTGCGCTCGATGAAAAGCTTAATGACCATGGCTATATCGTCCCGGGGCTCGGGGATGCCGGCGACCGCCTGTTCGGCACCAAATAA
- a CDS encoding AtpZ/AtpI family protein, which yields MGKNQRYPFRALGLMSAITSQLAGSVLIGIFGGRWLDRRFDSEPLFLIIGLLLGLAAGITAMLRTIRQFFAGE from the coding sequence ATGGGGAAAAACCAACGTTACCCTTTCCGAGCGCTCGGCTTAATGTCCGCTATTACTTCTCAATTGGCTGGTTCTGTTTTAATTGGCATATTCGGCGGCAGATGGCTTGATCGCCGTTTCGATTCGGAACCTCTTTTTCTTATTATTGGTCTCCTCCTCGGGCTTGCTGCAGGCATTACTGCGATGTTGCGAACGATCCGCCAATTTTTTGCAGGAGAATAA
- a CDS encoding ATP synthase subunit I produces the protein MEHMMRNLRKYALFFLFIYAAGWGMTGNKTLFLSLLFGTFIGFYSVWLLAGRVIKFGRAVAEGKRVRSLGMVSRMALAAFAALVVLRFPEYFSIVPMVVGLMTPYFVIIIHYFLHIHNEEGKRGDY, from the coding sequence ATGGAACATATGATGCGAAACTTGCGGAAATACGCGTTGTTTTTCCTTTTTATATATGCAGCTGGCTGGGGAATGACAGGGAATAAAACATTATTTTTGAGCTTGCTTTTCGGAACATTCATAGGATTTTATAGCGTGTGGCTGCTGGCCGGCCGCGTAATAAAATTTGGACGAGCGGTGGCGGAAGGGAAGCGCGTTCGCTCGCTGGGCATGGTTTCGCGAATGGCGCTTGCGGCATTTGCCGCTTTGGTTGTGTTGCGATTTCCCGAATATTTCTCCATTGTGCCTATGGTAGTGGGGTTAATGACACCTTATTTTGTCATTATAATACATTATTTCTTGCACATACATAATGAGGAAGGGAAGCGAGGTGATTACTAG
- the atpB gene encoding F0F1 ATP synthase subunit A, which yields MHHEAPLYEFLGLTFNLANVLMITVTCVIVFIIAVAATRNLSMKPTGMQNFLEWVVDFVKGIIKSNMDWKTGGRFHLLGITLIMYIFVANMLGLPFSIVVDGKLWWKSPTADPVITLTLAIMVVALTHYYGIKLRGFGEYAKGFVSPMWILFPLKLIEEFANTLTLGLRLYGNIYAGEILLALLTSGLATGVGGTIAAIIPTIAWQAFSIFVGAIQAFIFTMLTMVYMAHKVSHDH from the coding sequence GTGCATCATGAAGCACCTTTATATGAATTTCTCGGGCTTACCTTTAACTTGGCCAACGTTTTGATGATAACGGTCACATGTGTGATTGTGTTCATCATTGCCGTTGCTGCTACGCGCAATCTTTCTATGAAGCCGACGGGAATGCAAAATTTCCTGGAATGGGTCGTCGACTTTGTCAAAGGAATCATCAAAAGCAACATGGACTGGAAAACGGGAGGCCGCTTCCATTTGCTTGGCATCACGTTAATCATGTATATTTTTGTAGCGAACATGCTCGGTCTTCCATTCTCTATTGTCGTTGATGGCAAGCTATGGTGGAAATCGCCGACGGCAGACCCTGTTATCACATTAACGTTGGCGATTATGGTTGTTGCGCTGACGCACTATTACGGCATTAAACTCCGGGGATTCGGCGAATATGCGAAAGGCTTTGTCAGTCCAATGTGGATTTTATTCCCACTTAAACTCATTGAAGAGTTTGCCAACACGTTAACGTTGGGCTTGCGTCTTTACGGGAACATTTACGCTGGAGAAATTTTGCTCGCTTTATTGACGAGTGGATTGGCCACTGGCGTTGGCGGAACGATCGCTGCGATCATCCCGACGATCGCTTGGCAAGCGTTCAGTATTTTCGTTGGTGCCATTCAAGCATTCATTTTCACTATGTTAACAATGGTTTATATGGCGCACAAGGTGAGTCATGACCATTAA
- the atpE gene encoding F0F1 ATP synthase subunit C — protein sequence MGVLAAAIAIGLAALGAGIGNGLIVSRTVEGIARQPEARGMLQTTMFIGVALVEAIPIIAVVIAFMVQGR from the coding sequence ATGGGTGTATTAGCTGCAGCAATCGCAATTGGTCTAGCTGCACTTGGTGCAGGTATTGGTAACGGTTTAATTGTATCTCGTACAGTAGAAGGAATCGCACGTCAGCCAGAGGCGCGCGGTATGCTTCAAACAACGATGTTTATCGGGGTTGCGTTAGTTGAAGCGATTCCGATTATTGCGGTTGTTATTGCGTTCATGGTTCAAGGGCGCTAA
- the atpF gene encoding F0F1 ATP synthase subunit B, giving the protein MTNFLALGAAGHGFNGGDMLFQLVMFLLLLLLLRKYALGPLMGVMKQREEHIANEIDQAEKHRQEAEKLLAEQRELMKQSRQEAQQLIENARKLAEEQKEQIIASARAEAERLKETAKKEIEREKEQAMAALREQVASLSVLIASKVIEKELNEQDQAKLISEYIQEVGEGR; this is encoded by the coding sequence ATGACGAACTTTTTGGCATTAGGTGCTGCTGGCCATGGGTTTAATGGCGGCGATATGTTATTCCAGTTAGTTATGTTTTTACTATTATTGTTGTTGCTCCGTAAATACGCGCTTGGTCCGTTAATGGGCGTAATGAAACAGCGCGAGGAGCATATCGCAAACGAAATCGATCAAGCGGAAAAACATCGCCAAGAAGCGGAAAAGCTATTGGCAGAACAGCGTGAATTGATGAAACAATCCCGCCAAGAAGCACAGCAGCTCATCGAAAACGCGCGCAAGCTTGCTGAGGAACAAAAAGAGCAGATTATCGCGTCTGCCCGTGCGGAAGCAGAGCGTTTGAAAGAAACGGCGAAAAAAGAAATCGAACGCGAAAAAGAGCAAGCGATGGCCGCGTTGCGCGAGCAAGTCGCTTCATTGTCCGTATTGATCGCTTCGAAAGTGATTGAAAAAGAGTTGAACGAACAAGATCAAGCGAAGCTGATTAGTGAGTACATTCAAGAGGTAGGAGAAGGACGATGA
- a CDS encoding F0F1 ATP synthase subunit delta, translating to MNKEIIAKRYAFALFQIAVEKQLLEQMEEEIRAVWQALAENEQFLSLLTYPKLSLEKKKALIKETFASVSTPLRNTLLLLLERHRIDIVPQLAQQFTDLVNEARGVAEATAYSARPLTEEEKRALSDVFAKKMGKTTLRIENIVDPSLIGGVKLRIGNRIYDGSISGKLKQIQRQLIG from the coding sequence ATGAATAAAGAAATCATAGCAAAGCGGTATGCGTTCGCTCTTTTTCAAATTGCCGTGGAAAAGCAGCTTCTTGAGCAAATGGAGGAAGAAATTCGCGCCGTTTGGCAAGCGCTTGCCGAAAATGAGCAATTTTTATCGCTATTGACATATCCGAAACTATCATTGGAAAAGAAAAAAGCGTTAATCAAAGAAACGTTTGCATCGGTGTCAACTCCATTGCGGAATACATTGTTGCTTTTGCTGGAACGCCATCGCATTGACATCGTTCCGCAGCTGGCGCAGCAGTTTACTGATTTGGTGAACGAAGCGCGCGGCGTCGCTGAGGCGACTGCATATTCGGCTCGGCCGCTAACGGAAGAGGAAAAACGCGCACTTTCGGATGTGTTTGCGAAAAAAATGGGCAAAACGACGCTTCGCATTGAAAATATCGTCGATCCAAGCTTAATCGGCGGCGTGAAGTTGCGTATCGGCAACCGCATTTATGATGGCAGCATCAGCGGAAAACTGAAACAAATTCAACGACAGCTTATCGGCTAA